tgtcattcacttcacctatcggtggttttaatgttgtggctgaacgtTGCGGCCTTCTTCAGACAAGCTACTTTTCCTGATTTTAAGAATCAATATCTTGTTTTGTCAGTCAGGTTGATAGTGTCTTGACTAATCTTAGAAGTGATTGGAAAATGTTAACAATGAATGAGACCTACTCTGCATTACATACTGCATAGTTTTATTCCatggtcagggttagggttagggttagccctaaccctaaccctaacacataaaaaaagagggCTCGTCAGAAATCCCATTCAGAACGTGATTTGTTGATGTGGCATTTTtcgtatgttttttttttattattattatttatcctaTATGATATATTGGTCTGGTAACTGTTTTTGAAAAGTGCTTTAACCTCTTACTCATTGAAATACTatgaaattctaaatttcaaccctggagtgttattgtagggcataagaagactttttttttttttactaattttcGTGAAGATTAATGACTTTACCACATATGGTTTCTTGCCTTTAAGTGGTTAccaaatgtaaacatgcatttaGACTATTAGAACATTGGATCTTATTCTGGCACTTGACAGCGTTATCACATTAGACCACATCAGGCCAGTTCTTCGTGGTACCTCATAAAGCAGTTGCactcagcgttcatgcagaggtggacctagcACACCACATCCGACCCCAATTTGACCTGAGAGTGTGTACTTGATGTTCTCTGATTGGctaaatgaaaaccacatgcctctaaacctcactgagaggcacagggacgcaatttaaaacgCATGCTGAAGTGACCGTATATGGTTTCTTGGCGTCTGCTATGATAAGCAGTGTAAGGCAGGAAGTAGACGAGAACAAATGCTGGTCAGACAATAATGAGCTTGCTGTAAAAGGGTGGCTATCTCTGACAGGAagtgagatttattttcatcaaaggAACTTGTTATTGGATGCTCTGCTGTAATGCTGACTGTTAATTGGCGAAAACAAAGCAAGAGAACGGAATAGGAGGACGAGGTGTGCATGAGGTGGTTCGGTACACGGAGCTCCTCTTTCTGCCTGCAATAATGGAGGCGGGCAGGAATAAAGTCCCTTATCTGAGAAGAGATGCATTACACACAACATCACGCTcacacgtgcatgtaaacacactgaagcagacatccacacacaaagagagaggaggcaaACAGCAGGAAGTGTGCTTGTTAGTCATGTCCATAGTTTGTGGGTGTCATGTGattctgtttgttctgctgaCTGCTGACCCTCGCAAATCCACTTGGCTTGACATCAGAATGACCTGGCTGACCTCCcatattgtttgtgtgtgtgtgttgtgaagtGACAGGGTTGAAGAGGCAGCTATTTGGAGTACATATTTTTACAGTACTTTATGCTAATTGAGCTTAGTCATAGcaagtctctctttctcttctcactTTCCCTCTGCAGCAGGTACAGACTTGTGTGTGGGATGTGTCTAGCCCTTTTAAGATAGTCCTCCTGAAAGGCAGCAAGGTGAACGCAGAAGAGACTGCAAAGGTAAACGcttgtttcatttctgtcttgAAACCAGTTCTTTAGGTTTCCGATCGTACGTCTCTGCACAGATAAAACCTGCTGCAAACACACGTGTGGCAGGTTCCTGTGCAGTTTTACATACCACTAAATATAGTCACATGCTGTCTAGGACTAAATTCAGTTCTGTAGAGCTAATTTCTCTGGTtgtaataatacataaaaataataatagattaaaaaaaattatgttttacaATTACACATATCGACCTCTCCCGTCCACACAGGTCCAGGTGAGGGCAGGGCTCTTTCACGGCACTGAGCTGCTGTGCAAGCCAGCGGTAAGCAGCGAAAGTAGCGGGCGCTCGGATCACACGTGGAAAGACAGCACGCTGGAGTTTGACATCTCTGTCTGTGATCTGCCGCGCATGACCCGCCTCTGCTTTGCTATCTACGCTGTCATGGATAAAGTCAAGAAGCAGAAATCCACCAAAAATGCTCACATAAACAAGTACCAGACCATCCGCAAAGCAGGGAAGGTGGTAAGTGACACCTGcactgttttcagtttgtacTGAGTCAAACAAGGGCCAGAAATGAAACGGTATCCTTTTTCAGTTTCCAAATAACTAATAATTACTTGTGTGATACAGCACTACCCTATAGCTTGGGTCAACACCATGGTGTTTGACTACAAAGGCCAGCTGAAGACCGGAGATATCGTTCTGCACTGCTGGTCCTCCTTTCCTGGTAAACGCGCACATAGTTACACTAatactttcagttcaattcatGTCAGTTGAGTGGATGTTCTGCCGTTTGTTCTGCTGACTAATGACCTTTGCTATGTCGATCACAGACGAGCTTGAAGAGATGCTGAATCCTATAGGAACTATCCAGACCAACCCATACACTGAGAATGCCACAGCACTGCACATCCACTTCCCAGAGTACTCATCACATCCCATCATCTTCCCTCCTTTTGACAAGGTCAGACAGCAGTCAATCGTTGTACTTAGTGCAGCTCACAGAAACATACCCATCTGCCTCTTTGGACATGCCATTAAGCCAATAGTTGTAGCATAAGCATAAATATTTATACAAATCATTTCTCCGGTCATGTGCGCAGACATGTTAAAGCTGGCAGGCTCACGCTATTCATCTGAACATAACACCTGGAGGGGATACATGTTAAAGACACGGTTGTTATTGAATTTGTCACCATAGTGGCTTAGTGCTCGCCATAATGGTACCTAGTGATCATGATGAAGAAGCAGCTCTTAGCATGAGAGGATCAGAGCGTGCACTGCCTGCTTAATGCAGTCTAGCTAGCAGTGATGTGTCAGGGTGTTTTCACTCATACAGCTctcacttactttttttttttttttcagatactGGAAAAAGCTGCGGAGATCGCCAGAGCAAGTGACTGCGGATCCATAGTGAGTTCATACGCGATAGGACCCAACTGTGTGAACACgatcagtgtgttttttgttgttttttttttatattcagcATACGTGAAAGGCGTAGCTGTTAGTTGTGGCCTGTAACGAATTTCTCAGCAGATCTTGCGCTCTCCTATCAGACACTATCAATATACCCTCTCAGAGTAGCACCTATTGCTAGTTTCCTTGGAAACCCAGTCATTATTCCTTTGGCAGTGGCTAGCAGCAAAAATATTCAAACCCGCTTCTAAACCAGAGGCTCCGATAGATGTATGTTTTCCTGTCTCACTGCCCCTCAAATAAAAACCTATTCCTGGGCGTGTTACAGCCGGTTACGTAACCCTGTGTTATGTGGAGGGCATGCTTGAACACAGCCCTTTTAATGTGTAAATCTGCGGATTATCACTTTCCGAAAGTtagtgtgcgtgtttgtttttgttttgttttgttttttactgtgtgCGTCACCTCTTGTATTACTTTACGACTCCATATATAACTTTGCTATCATTAATTGTCTATAAAGATTCTTTGTGTATCACAACACAGgttatatttgcatttttggcTCATTAAagcttgtgtgtctctgttcacACAACTTGTTTTAACAGATATGTGAAGAATAATATATATGATGTCCTTGGTATGGATTAATGACTACACTTTGATGCACTCCTGCCCTCTTGTGGTACTTTTCAGTCACTGCTGCTCCTCTCACTTAGTCTCACTCACTCAGTCTCATTCGAGgactgcatgtacagtatgtaaaattgatgaaatgtcttcttcattttgtttttgtcacccCCCCAACTGACCGCTCTTCCCTCATCATTCCTCTCAGGGTCGTGGGGGTAAAAAGTTCCACATAGAGCTGAAGGAGATCATGGAGCGCGACCCACTCTCTCAGCTGTGTGAAAACGAGAAGGATTTGATCTGGACACTACGCTACGACTGTCGTGAAAATTTCCCTCAGTCGCTGCCCAAGCTGCTACTCTCCGTCAAGTGGAGCAAACATGAGGACATGGCACAGGTGAGATAAAAACAGGACAGGAAACTACCCTCAGTTGCACATTTTACATAATCAGTGTCTAAAATTAGACTAGTAATTAACAAGAGAGAGCAGGCACAGCACTTAAACAAACACTTGTAATACAGTCTAGCAACACAATAAAGGTTGTGTGTCAGTGGTGCACACAATGAACTTTAATTGGTTTACATAATCATCACTGTCATTACTGTTTCTACTGTCCcaagttttttaaataaacatttcattcacTGAGCTACACAGGgactgcatgtacagtatgtaaaacTGATAAAGCGTCCGTATCAGTCcgagtctgtgtttgtgtctcagctCCAGGCATTGCTTCAGATTTGGCCCAAACTGAGCCCCAGAGACGCTCTGGAGCTTCTGGACTTTAACTATCCTGACCAGTATGTCAGAGAGTACGCAGTGAGGTGTCTGAGTGATATGAGGTAAATTAACATTCACTTTAATCAAATGCAGTGGatcattctgtttttcttagacttatattttttttattcatgtcattATCCACTAAAATTGAGCGGATAATATATAGATAATATTGCTCTTGCTTCTTTCAGTTCAGTATGTATGACAGTCAGTCATGCTGCCTGTTGGCTCTTTATGTCGAGTAATCAAATGAATCGGATATAAATTGCAGCTAGAAAACAGCCTTTCAGAAAAGGttctttcattcttcctctcttttgtttgttctctccCGTCATCAGTGATGAGGAACTGTCGCAGTACCTGCTACAGTTGGTGCAGGTGTTGCGTTATGAGCCTTACTATGACTGTGCCCTCACCCACTTCCTGCTGGAGCGCGCTCAGTGGAACCGCAAGATTGGACACTTCCTCTTCTGGCACCTACGGTTTGTGTGGGCGCTTGaatcagtcagtgcgtttacgtgcagagcttaatcgatcTATGCTACAGTCATTGTCCTAGTTTACATaaaacggagaaaatcgaataactgacggggacatttcctcttcctccacactaggtggcgatatgtgtctttgcagtgggataataccacattaatgcGGTCcattttctggttgacctatttcAAGCATAGAtaaaaacaagagttgttcatgcggcaaaccagaataaaaaacaacaaccagacggataatagtacagctcttttaatctcctgtgcgtgctacttctggtgcaggtaaaaTATGCGCTATCCCACAGGCCGTTCTTCTAATAGCTCTGTTTAccgtcttcttctgcgatcgacTTTCTccgatgtttttgttccggggtcacgcgcCAGTACAGTGGTTATTAAGCATGCGCACACGTATTATACGATTGTAGTCCGAttatacatggcggagaaaaccgaattccaattacattatctgggtgtcttcatcagataaagagaactcggattttagtcagagtaacatgtttacatgcacttacgttaACCAGCCAGAGCCCgtttaaggcaataatttgtttttttcacatgcatgtaaacgcactgaatgaagCAGTTAAGCATTTAAACATAAGGGCAATGTTTGAGAGGTTtcttatctgtctgtgtctcctctctgctgccctctgcaggTCAGAGATCCACATGCCAGCTGTTTCGGTCCAGTTTGCCCTCATCCTGGAAGCTTATTGTCGAGGCAGCATCCCTCATATTGAGGTTCTAAAGAAGCAGGCAAGCCACACACAtcttttgtaatatttattgAAACAAATAAACTCCAGAAAAAAATCAAGGTGTCTGAAGGTTTTATATCCCACATTATTTTCAAAGGCACtggaatgttttttaaaagtccTGAATTTCTTTAGCAATTCTTGAAACTTGTCTCATGTCTGAAACTTGTGACAGATCTCAGAAAAACATTATGTGCAATTTAATGAATTCAGTGGTTAATCCATCTACTAAATGGGGCTATTTATTAGCCTGCTCTATTGTTAACCCGGTTAGAGTTAGATTTATAGTATGTTAGGCccatcacaacaacagcagtgtCACCCATCCTGCCTTCAAACCTTTGCCCTCTACAGCATTGGCTTTGACAGTCACTCCTTCAGACGCTTCCTGCTACTTCATTGTCACTTATCTCAACACTTTCCTGTTTTGAAGCGCATACACACTGGCCTGGGATCACAATGCTGACATCATCCGTTTAAGTAGAACAATTAGAGAcctaataaaacaaatcaaacaaatagtaaaatatatattgaaGTATTGTGGCAGCTTTTGaactttttgttctgttttattcctACTCTTGACTCTTGACAGGTGGAGGCCCTGAATAAACTTAAGTCGGTCAACGAGCTTATAAAACTGGGAACCATTAAAAGCACCCGGAGTAAAACCAAGGATGCAATGCTGACcaaggaggccatgatgaccaCTCTAAGACAGAGCGGCTACTCAGAGACTCTGTCGGACCTGCACTCACCTCTCAACCCCAACGTTCTCCTGTCGGGCATCAAGTAAGACAGCACTGCTGTTCATACAGAAGTGTGTGAGAATCTCTCTGATAGGAAGCTCAATATCAGGTGTAaacttctcttctctctcatcttGCCATCAGTGTAGAGAAGTGTCGGTACATGGACTCTAAGATGAAGCCACTCTGGATTGTTTACAACAACAAGCTGCTGAACGGAGACACGTTGGGAATCATCTTCAAGAATGGAGACGGTAGGAATCAGAGAATCAGAGGATTTTAAAGAAAGAAGGGGTAGATGGGGCCATGCAGACAAGGGAATAAAATACTACATTTTCTGTCCTGTAAGTAAATAGTTCCCCTATTCATCCCCACTCTTTTCCATTTCCTAGACCTGAGGCAAGACATGTTGACCCTCCAGATTTTAAGGCTAATGGATCTTCTTTGGAAAGAGGCCCACCTGGACCTCAGGtgagtgtttttgtgcatccgtgtgtgtgtgtgtgtgggggtggtaTGGGTGTTAAATGAACAGACTTTGTGGGGAGGGGAAGCACTGGTGGGCTGCAACAGAAGGAAGGTAGACACTTAATTATCCCCGTGTTAGTTTAACCTCCAACCCTTATACACCCTGGACGCCCCCATCCATGCACAGAAACGCTGCATTCAGATACAATATGTCTGTTGCAGCTTAATTTAATCCACACCTTTGCACTTTGGCAAACCCCCTCTTCTCCCATCATACACTGACACATCTGGATCTGAGCCCTGGAGGGAGTTGTTTTGAGACTTGAGCTTGTAGATGGTGCTTCAGATTACAAGGACATGGGTTCAGAGTTCAAACACGGGGAAGAAAAGCAGGCACAATGTACTGAAACCTATACGATACAGTATATTTTACCGCATACAACCTTGTCaactgtgtgattttttttttttttttttttttttttctttcttaaactCGACACACTGTAAGTTAAGGAAGTGCCTTTGAGGCGTTTGGTCTCCATTAACCACCAAATGAAATCTAGAAGCTAACTCTGCTTTGAGCATTGTGTAAAGGCAGTTAGATAACTTGGGGGCATTAAGTAACTATATTATAAAAGAGAAGAACTGTTCCAAGGAGGCTTTGTGCAGACCACATAGTTCTGCATATGACAAACCAAAGGCCCACTGCCATCTGGTGGAAGCAAAGAAATGGCAATAGGGgaataaagaggaaaatgatGGTTCGTTCCATTTGCCCTGTCTCAGTTCACTTTGAACAGTATATTCTATCGACATCGACAGTCTGTGACCTGCATCACTGACTACATCAGTTTCTGTACCTATGAAGAAGGTACAATGTTTCTCCAGCAACAAAACCTGGGTGACCCCAGAATTTAAGATCGtgttgaaagaaaagaagagagttattaaaactggaaacaaagaggagctgaagagggtgcagaaggagctgaagagagACATAAGGAGGGGTAAGGACAGCtacaggaggaagctggaggagcGCCTTCAGGGAAACAACACTAGAGAGGTCTGGACAGGCCTAAAAACCCTCTCTGGACACGGCAAGAACACGCCCTCCCACCAGAGCCCAGAACAGACGGCATCGCTAAGCCACGTCCTACCCCCTTCCCCTGAGACCATCTCTGTCACAAACAACAGCACACCTCTCTCCCCCCTCACTGCTCTCTGTCGGGGTGTTCACCtaaacaataaactggactggacacaAACGCAAACGCTCTGTGCAAGAAGATTCAAAGTTGTCTTCACCTGCTGAAAAGACTGAGGTTCTTTGGAGTGCGCAGGTCACTGCTCCAGACTTTCTGTGACTCTGTGGTGGCTTCTGCCATCCAGTACGCAGCGGTCTGCTGGGGGAGGGACAAGAAGAGACTCAACAAGCTGGTCAGATGGGCCGGCTCTGTCCTGgactgctctctggactccatggaggaggagggttttgGCCAAGCTGACATCAATCATGGACAACCCCTCTCACCCACTGCATCAGACAGAGGGGAGCTAAGACTGCAGACTGCTGCATCCACGCTGCAAGAAGGAACGCTACCGCAGGTCCACGAGGCTGTACAACACCAGCCTGAGTTAACAATTCTCTTTGAGACCTGATTGGTCCTTTTTGCAGAttctttttgcacaataatctgcttttttgcacTTTCAACGTTTACTATCttagtaattttatttattcatacaattaatttaattgtttttttgtatacatTTCTTACCTAATCctgtgctactgtgacaaggtcatttcacattttatatgaGTGAACTCCTACTTAATATTTTAATCTCTGAATTACACTGGAACTGGATCTACATACCTGCATTAATAGACATCGCTATGTGTGCTGTTTTGGTGATTTTCTTTTAGATTTACCCATAAAATTCTCCAGGGTGGATATATTCATAATGTTCAGACCAATTACGTAAagtttgtttcttctctgtctcttgcAGAATTGTACCATATGGTTGCTTAGCAACTGGCGACCGGACAGGGTTGATTGAGGTTGTGTCATCTGCAGACACGATTGCAAACATCCAGCTGACAAGCAGCAACGTTGCAGCGGCTGCAGCGTTCAACAAGGATGCTTTACTCAACTGGCTCAAAGAGAGAAACTCTGGGTAAGATGGTGTCTGATGTTTGAGTTAAACCCTTAAGACCCACAGCCACTGTTTACTCTGAAGGTATATGTGCACATGCCAGTTGTTGAGGTGTGTATGGTGTGTGTCTTCAGCGATGCTCTTGAACGGGCCATCGAGGAGTTCACTCTGTCATGTGCAGGCTACTGTGTAGCTACTTACGTCCTGGGCATTGGAGACCGCCACAGTGACAACATCATGGTCCGCAGCACCGGGCAGGTTAGACAAACACTGCAGGAATCATCCAGACTCTGTTCAGATGTTCTTGTTTCTCCGGCGCTCTCTCATTGGCCCTGTTGTCTGTTAGCTCTTCCACATAGACTTTGGCCACATCCTGGGCAACTTCAAATCGAAGTTCGGCATCAAGAGGGAGCGCGTACCATTTATCCTCACACACGACTTCATCCATGTCATCCAGCAGGGCAAGACGGGATACACAGAGAAGTTTGGCaggtttgtgctgtttttgaatTATCTTCAGCCCTTACCACTCTCTTTTAGTGCAATTCCCAAGTAAACTGTTTATTGTCTTTTTAATGATAGGGTTGCCACTGCTATTACTGTTACAGCACTACATCAGATTGACCTTGCACCAGGAATTCCCCTAGCTTCTAGTTCATCTGTCAGAAATTGCAAGGTGTGCTTTATTTTCACAGGACGCAAACGTTTGCTTGACTTACAATgcagttaaacattttacagtaaAGTAAAGCAGAATGAATAAAAGGATGAATGaaatgctgttgtgttgtcagaCAATAGTATTGACATCAGATGAATGAGATGAGATCAATGAATTAGAGATTGTCCTGCAGTTCCCTATCCCACCATCAGTGGGCAGTAGAGACTCAGGCATTGATGAGTTCCTCTTCTCAGCAAATGTCACTGAAGAGAAATGTGCGCAGTTTGAATTCAGTTGGATGAACCTGTTTCACAGCAGACAATTTGACATGTTTGAGCAGGAAATGCCAAGTTGCGCCTTGGGGAGGTCCTGCTGTTGTAAATAGAGATTCTCTGGATTACTGCCACAACAATGGGACCTCAGCCATCATTTATGCTAATTATTCCATCTGTGATTTTCTTGCTGTggcaagtcaaaatgtctgctgggaaaattttaGCAGAATGTTACTTTAGAGAGGGGAAGACTGACTCATGCACAGTTGTTGAGCTCTCTCATCTTCACTCAGACGTCAGCAGTGTCATGCGTacgtgcacacatgcacatatgtCTCTAGGCTGAGGAAACCATCTCCTCTATGAACTGTTTTATGTgatatataaagaatataaattaGGCACCTCTGTTGTCCTAAAGCAGGGCATTTATGTGGCTGCTGATTCCACATAAATACTATTAGAAGGCAAATTCAGCAGCactacactaccagtcaaaagtttggacacaccttgtcattgaattgaatgagaacgTGTGTCTGATCTGGCAAATCAGGTTTATTGATAAAGTTAATATGTATTCATGCTGTTGTTTTGATAGAAACGTTAGTGTGTCAGTGCTTTCAAACAACTTTGCACTGCAGTACACCAATTTAATGTGCAGTTTGAATCTTTAACACAATGTTTATCAAGTCAGAGATTGTGCTGACTTATCGTTTGTGGAGAAAACGTGAACGTgtgatgaaaacacatcagataaGTGCACATTGGTGCAGTGCTTTAAGTGTGGCATGCAAAGCTTTCATCAACTGCCAAGCTGTACATTGTTTACTAAGTTGAGGTTTGTGATGGAATCATCTGATGTGAGAGTGGAAATACCCAGCGTCAGCGTGACGATTGCCTACATTCATAACATTGCATCAACAGCGTAAACATCTGGAAACAAGGGTGACAAACATCAAGTGTTCATGCAGCTGActtttaaaagctgaaagagaaaaggcaactggacttggtagagtttcttaaagatgtttcaccaATCCTCAAAGAAGCATCTGCACATGTTCTACACATGAACACGCATGCAAAGAATTTGTCCTCTCCATTTAACGCATCCCAAGCGAGGACATTTGGGGCAGTGGGCAGTTCTTCCAGGCTGTGGTTTGCAGTGTTAATTAATGAGTTTACACCAAATAGATGGCAAATAGAAGTCTGGCTGGAAACAACATCATTTTAATCACAGTTGCTGGAGACATTTAATATTGAATTGCACTGGCTGAATGCTGAATTTATAATGTACAATatactcaacaacaacaacaatttattCATCCAGCTGCACTGCAGTGTGTTGGTGAAGAGCAGCCCAGATGTGTTCATCCTGCCTAACACGTTGGCATGAGCTgttatctgttaaaaaaaaaagtagaaaaaaaagagagaggagtaCAGTCGGGGGCACTTCTGCGTCACATAATGTGGTATATGTGGGTccaacaaaaagaacacagtgTGCCACATTAGGCTGGAGACGTCAACACAAATTATTTAGTGAAAGAGGAAATGGGCTGGTGGAAATGTTCCTCTGTGTCAGATGCTTCAACAGCTTCCTTCAGTGCCTCTGGGCCTTCTTATTAAAGTACATGTATATCTAATCTATGTAAATATCAATTATTTTATGAAAGTCAGCTTATGTCAGAAAGGTCAGCCAGGTTTCAATAAACCCAGAGGAGTCTGCACTTTTAATGATCATTTACTGAAACAAAGTCAGGTTTCACTGAGTCACTGGTTGGTTGACTTGACACATAAAGGAAGTGTTTGTCAGCGACTGTGCGGTGTGTGTGGGGAACCTCATTTAGTTCACTCACAGCCaaagtgagaaaacaaacatctttaTCATAATCACCCGGACACTCGAGGTGGTTCTGACTGGTTTTTATACCTTACTTcagcataaaataaacagatattaCAATTACAGTAGTAATGCTATTCGTGATGCTATTCATGTTCAAATTAGCTTTTTCACTTAGTATCATTTTAAGCACTGTAagtcactcaaaaaaaaaaaaataataataatgatgtaacCTTCCACACCTAAACCAAACAGGTGCAGATCTTTATGTCAGTAGGCATCAGTTTTTGAACTGCATTGATTTCTGGTTTCCAGAGGCATCAAAGAACCGTACAAGAAATCCACTCAATAGGAGTGCATATTGTGTTTACCGGGGATGCTGCCATTGAAAGCTGAATGACGTGGTAGTCATTTTCTGTGTTCTTTTCTCGTAGTTTCCGTCAGTACTGTGAAGACGCCTATCTAATCTTAAGGAAGAACGGCAACCTGTTCATCACTCTGTTTGCTCTCATGCTGACTGCTGGGCTGCCTGAGCTCGGCACAGTCAAAGACATCCAGTACTTAAAGGTATGACGAACGCGCGCAtgtacacagtaaaatcagcatacccaaattaacactgtaaagGTTGATCTTagcacttttaaagtgtctatatgggtccacacctcagagtgttaatttaacactttttcaagtgttggtacctttacactaagttagtgtaaatttgactcttcttatAGTTAAATTTtacactgcctaacaccaaccagtgttgttgttttttgacttttatgtagtgttagcaattaactatCTCAGAGGACtgtttcttaactacacaagtgttacccccataacacttaagaggtgtcaatataattcctATATAATCCtccaaaaaatacttggaaaatgaactttactaaaataaaaaggtattcatgtttggcagttcaaaaacatttattttcaaacttgcagcacaaatattagaacatgcaacagtaaggcacaatgtatgtatgtagcgttagcaccactttagcacgctagctagcaactccgaaccattagcatcatcttatcgtGTTTTAtataactctacccagagtattaTTTACTCTACcagtgtatgtctagtttaacatcaagaattcaactcttctcaatttgctgtgtagaAATGTTGGGGGCAAAGGAACACGCTATAGCTCGAGcttagcatatatatatatatgtacacttTAACCTGGCTCAAAACTGTCTGTCCTCATCTGATTACATACCAGGTGGACTTATGAACTAAGCTCGAGACAAGAACTTTACTCAGTAGACGTTTGTATAGATTAGCTGAAATAACACACCAGCGCAAGgtcactgacattttatttttcgcTTAGAAGTCTCTTAATGTTGTCAGCTCTAAATGTGCTTATTCAAATAGTCACTCCTAATAGTGAGCCTGCGTTATGCTT
This sequence is a window from Mugil cephalus isolate CIBA_MC_2020 chromosome 9, CIBA_Mcephalus_1.1, whole genome shotgun sequence. Protein-coding genes within it:
- the pik3cb gene encoding phosphatidylinositol 4,5-bisphosphate 3-kinase catalytic subunit beta isoform isoform X1, with the translated sequence MPPAMTDLLDIWVAHSPLARHAPDQVTVDFLLPTGIYIQMDVPREATIQHIKLLLWKQAQTFPLFPALGEMESHMFECVNQAAVHEELEDETRRLCDVRPFLPVLKLVTRNCGRAERLLDSKIGVLIGKGLHELDAINDQEVKDFRCKMFRMSEERMQQVQMMTFTEWLQACFSPQLEPTAGTAITDGVNDRPADLKVTIHFDLSQDSVSLMVPSSCTATELTELAMRKWLTTHGPEEEARRGPYLLRVSHCLEFLCGDQPLIRYKYIRSCLQTMEPPHLTVVRTSAVKAMFEKEISTIGAVVSRKSSNPPLPLPPKRRVPTQVQTCVWDVSSPFKIVLLKGSKVNAEETAKVQVRAGLFHGTELLCKPAVSSESSGRSDHTWKDSTLEFDISVCDLPRMTRLCFAIYAVMDKVKKQKSTKNAHINKYQTIRKAGKVHYPIAWVNTMVFDYKGQLKTGDIVLHCWSSFPDELEEMLNPIGTIQTNPYTENATALHIHFPEYSSHPIIFPPFDKILEKAAEIARASDCGSIGRGGKKFHIELKEIMERDPLSQLCENEKDLIWTLRYDCRENFPQSLPKLLLSVKWSKHEDMAQLQALLQIWPKLSPRDALELLDFNYPDQYVREYAVRCLSDMSDEELSQYLLQLVQVLRYEPYYDCALTHFLLERAQWNRKIGHFLFWHLRSEIHMPAVSVQFALILEAYCRGSIPHIEVLKKQVEALNKLKSVNELIKLGTIKSTRSKTKDAMLTKEAMMTTLRQSGYSETLSDLHSPLNPNVLLSGINVEKCRYMDSKMKPLWIVYNNKLLNGDTLGIIFKNGDDLRQDMLTLQILRLMDLLWKEAHLDLRIVPYGCLATGDRTGLIEVVSSADTIANIQLTSSNVAAAAAFNKDALLNWLKERNSGDALERAIEEFTLSCAGYCVATYVLGIGDRHSDNIMVRSTGQLFHIDFGHILGNFKSKFGIKRERVPFILTHDFIHVIQQGKTGYTEKFGSFRQYCEDAYLILRKNGNLFITLFALMLTAGLPELGTVKDIQYLKDSLALGKTDDEALKQFRQKFDEALRESWTTKVNWMAHNVVKDNRS
- the pik3cb gene encoding phosphatidylinositol 4,5-bisphosphate 3-kinase catalytic subunit beta isoform isoform X2, giving the protein MPPAMTDLLDIWVAHSPLARHAPDQVTVDFLLPTGIYIQMDVPREATIQHIKLLLWKQAQTFPLFPALGEMESHMFECVNQAAVHEELEDETRRLCDVRPFLPVLKLVTRNCGRAERLLDSKIGVLIGKGLHELDAINDQEVKDFRCKMFRMSEERMQQVQMMTFTEWLQACFSPQLEPTAGTAITDGVNDRPADLKVTIHFDLSQDSVSLMVPSSCTATELTELAMRKWLTTHGPEEEARRGPYLLRVSHCLEFLCGDQPLIRYKYIRSCLQTMEPPHLTVVRTSAVKAMFEKEISTIGAVVSRKSSNPPLPLPPKRRVPTVQTCVWDVSSPFKIVLLKGSKVNAEETAKVQVRAGLFHGTELLCKPAVSSESSGRSDHTWKDSTLEFDISVCDLPRMTRLCFAIYAVMDKVKKQKSTKNAHINKYQTIRKAGKVHYPIAWVNTMVFDYKGQLKTGDIVLHCWSSFPDELEEMLNPIGTIQTNPYTENATALHIHFPEYSSHPIIFPPFDKILEKAAEIARASDCGSIGRGGKKFHIELKEIMERDPLSQLCENEKDLIWTLRYDCRENFPQSLPKLLLSVKWSKHEDMAQLQALLQIWPKLSPRDALELLDFNYPDQYVREYAVRCLSDMSDEELSQYLLQLVQVLRYEPYYDCALTHFLLERAQWNRKIGHFLFWHLRSEIHMPAVSVQFALILEAYCRGSIPHIEVLKKQVEALNKLKSVNELIKLGTIKSTRSKTKDAMLTKEAMMTTLRQSGYSETLSDLHSPLNPNVLLSGINVEKCRYMDSKMKPLWIVYNNKLLNGDTLGIIFKNGDDLRQDMLTLQILRLMDLLWKEAHLDLRIVPYGCLATGDRTGLIEVVSSADTIANIQLTSSNVAAAAAFNKDALLNWLKERNSGDALERAIEEFTLSCAGYCVATYVLGIGDRHSDNIMVRSTGQLFHIDFGHILGNFKSKFGIKRERVPFILTHDFIHVIQQGKTGYTEKFGSFRQYCEDAYLILRKNGNLFITLFALMLTAGLPELGTVKDIQYLKDSLALGKTDDEALKQFRQKFDEALRESWTTKVNWMAHNVVKDNRS